A region of Solea solea chromosome 7, fSolSol10.1, whole genome shotgun sequence DNA encodes the following proteins:
- the ostn gene encoding osteocrin: MKMQSCGCLLFTCLLVITMLHCHVDGFRVQHQRVDRPVSRPLMALHLRPGGVKREGEELTAKLFRMDDLVRMENDVMEPKRKRSFPGNSSPLDRLSISSMETKQTTKKQSKVVESPRRRVNPPPMDRIGMSRLPNSRG; encoded by the exons ATGAag atGCAGTCCTGTGGCTGTTTGCTGTTTACCTGCCTGCTGGTCATTACTATGCTGCACTGTCATGTGGACGGCTTCAGAGTCCAACAtcag CGCGTGGACCGACCCGTGTCCAGGCCTCTGATGGCTCTGCACCTCCGCCCTGGAGGAGTGAAGAGGGAAGGGGAGGAGCTAACAGCCAAACTGTTCCGGATGGACGACCTGGTGAGAATGGAGAACGATGTCATGGAgccaaagaggaagaggagtttCCCCGGGAACAGCTCACCTCTGGACCGCCTGTCAATCAGCTCCATGGAAaccaaacagacaacaaaaaagCAGAG CAAAGTTGTGGAGTCGCCACGCCGACGAGTCAATCCTCCACCCATGGACAGGATTGGCATGAGTCGTCTACCAAACAGCAGAGGGTAG